In Sander lucioperca isolate FBNREF2018 chromosome 21, SLUC_FBN_1.2, whole genome shotgun sequence, the following proteins share a genomic window:
- the tyk2 gene encoding non-receptor tyrosine-protein kinase TYK2 isoform X2, whose translation MSRSRWSRRTKPGVFPGLCEPPKGQGIHVYLFWSKEGERYLSYTSGRVTAEELCISAAEAVGITPLCHVLFALYNPQSRCWYSPNHDFSPENSSLVLHYCMRFYFRNWHGLNEKEPTVSRYALRSGTSQGGYPLLDFTSLEYLFSQAKSEFVNEVVQMEDLESEEEISRFKNESLGMAVLQLSHQAIQTDCTLQDVAEKVSFLHCIPRSFAKLISKDNFLTKIRIRRVFAEFVRTFQQHTVDKGQLGAHEIMYKYISTLEHLAPRFGTETFPVSHLELRKDDDGSSSYSNTTHAQGASKDDFLVPATHEIMVSGTKGIQWRKVSGQKAQANTYFRNDYMNYMKKTKQHSSQSNADTPNKWTAFCDFPEITHIAITGDNVCISTQDNHCMEVQMNSSQQARSFISLLDGYNRLTAFAHHYLCHDVAPPRVVLSLANGLHGPMHDDFVLLKLKKEAAEEGAFLVRWSALDYRRIILAVLNKNENGSKPSHKQFRIQLKGSMFCLEGWDREFSSVKELTESLKTFVLKSGSDSFTVKKCCLPKQAELSNLLVIRQGVHIDSLSLNMTQLRFHQIKDKEIIQEQHLGRGTRTNIYSGRLLVRGGGENDEDEECNNNFAGRKGIHVVLKILDQSDKDIDIGFLETASLMSQVSHSHLVFVHGVSVKGSENIIVEEFVEFGPLDVFLRKEKASVTPQWKFIVARQLASALNYLETKRLVHGNVCAKNILVARRGLEHGTTPFVKLSDPGIALSVLSREERLERIPWIAPECVDSGAPIFSASDQWSFGITLLEICNNGDLPMSGSTLSEKERFYQQKGRLAEPSSQELASFISMCLTYEPVERPSFRTVLRELTEIMIKNPDISPSETLPDTDPSVFHKRYLKKMRDLGEGHFGKVTLYLYDPANDGTGELVAVKALKQDNGHVPEGWIKEIEILKSLYHSNIVKYKGCCTELGGQVVQLIMEYLPLGSLQKYLPTHKLGMSRCLMFAQQICQGMEYLHSKRYIHRDLAARNVLVENESLVKIGDFGLTKYIPEGEIYYRVREDGDSPVFWYAIECLKESKFSFSSDIWSFGVTLYEILTRCDHRQSPPVKFFEMMDGAQGQMTVMVLIKQLEKQQRLPRPKDCPHEMKMLMEQCWAADPAQRPSFRYLIEKFEAIRQTYDWQSHINFSSAQIC comes from the exons ATGTCCAGAAGTCGGTGGTCCAGGCGTACAAAGCCAGGGGTATTCCCGGGCCTGTGTGAGCCCCCCAAGGGTCAGGGCATCCATGTTTACCTATTCTGGTCTAAGGAAGGGGAAAGATATTTGTCCTACACAAGTGGAAGAGTCACAGCAGAGGAGCTGTGCATCTCAGCTGCAGAGGCTGTAG GGATAACTCCTCTGTGCCATGTGTTGTTTGCTCTGTACAATCCACAATCACGTTGCTGGTACAGTCCAAACCATGATTTCAGTCCAGAGAACTCCAGCCTCGTACTTCACTACTGTATGAG GTTTTACTTTCGGAATTGGCACGGACTTAATGAGAAGGAGCCAACTGTATCCCGTTATGCTCTAAGATCTGGCACAAGTCAGGGCGGTTACCCTCTGCTTGACTTCACATCCTTGGAATACTTATTCTCCCAG GCAAAATCTGAATTTGTGAACGAAGTAGTACAGATGGAAGACCTTGAGTCAGAGGAGGAGATAAGCCGCTTCAAAAATGAGAGCTTGGGGATGGCTGTGCTTCAACTCTCACACCAGGCAATCCAAACAGACTGTACCTTACAAGATGTTGCAGAAAAAGTCAG CTTCCTGCACTGCATTCCAAGGTCTTTCGCCAAGCTCATTTCCAAAGACAACTTCCTGACAAAAATCAGGATCCGGCGGGTGTTTGCAGAGTTTGTGCGGACCTTCCAGCAGCACACTGTGGATAAGGGGCAACTAGGCGCCCACGAGATCATGTATAAGTACATCTCTACTCTCGAACACTTGGCACCACGTTTTGGAACAGAGACCTTCCCTGTATCCCACCTGGAACTGAGAAAGGACGACGATGGAAGCAGCTCTTACTCTAACACCACCCATGCGCAGGGTGCCTCGAAAGACGACTTCCTTGTTCCCGCCACACATGAGATAATGGTGTCTGGCACCAAGGGGATTCAATGGAGGAAGGTGTCTGGTCAGAAG GCGCAGGCAAACACTTACTTCAGGAATGACTACATGAACtacatgaagaaaacaaaacaacactcCAGCCAATCGAATGCAGACACTCCCAATAAATGGACCGCCTTCTGTGATTTCCCTGAAATAACTCACATAGCCATCACTGGGGATAATGTGTGCATTAGCACTCAGGACAACCACTGCATG gAGGTTCAGATGAACTCCAGCCAACAGGCCCGTTCCTTCATCTCCCTCCTAGATGGATACAACCGGCTGACTGCATTCGCCCACCACTATCTTTGTCATGATGTGGCTCCCCCAAGGGTAGTGCTGAGTTTAGCAAATGGACTGCATGGACCTATGCA TGATGATTTTGTGCTGCTGAAGCTGAAAAAGGAGGCAGCAGAGGAGGGAGCTTTCCTCGTACGTTGGAGTGCTCTTGACTACCGCCGCATCATCCTAGCTGTCCTGAACAAAAATGAG AACGGATCGAAGCCAAGCCATAAGCAGTTTCGGATTCAGCTCAAGGGTTCCATGTTCTGTCTGGAGGGCTGGGATCGAGAATTCTCCAGTGTGAAGGAGCTCACAGAAAGCCTCAAGACCTTTGTACTCAAGTCTGGTTCGGACAGctttactgtaaaaaaatgcTGTTTGCCAAAACAAGCAG AGCTATCCAACCTTCTAGTGATAAGGCAAGGTGTTCACATTGACTCCTTGTCCCTGAACATGACCCAGCTACGCTTCCACCAGATCAAGGACAAAGAGATCATACAG GAACAGCATTTGGGCCGTGGGACCAGAACTAACATCTACTCAGGACGTCTGCTGGTGCGAGGTGGAGGCGAAAACGATGAAGACGAAGAGTGCAACAACAACTTTGCTGGCCGCAAAGGGATCCACGTGGTTCTCAAGATTCTAGACCAAAGCGATAAAGATATTGATATA GGCTTTTTGGAAACGGCAAGTCTCATGAGCCAGGTATCCCACAGCCACCTGGTGTTTGTACATGGTGTGTCAGTCAAAGGATCTGAAA ACATCATAGTGGAAGAATTTGTGGAGTTTGGGCCTTTGGATGTTTTCCTTCGCAAAGAAAAGGCATCCGTGACTCCTCAGTGGAAATTCATTGTTGCAAGGCAACTTGCCAGTGCCCTCAATTATCTT GAGACCAAACGGCTGGTTCATGGAAACGTCTGTGCCAAGAACATTCTGGTGGCAAGGCGTGGTCTGGAGCATGGCACTACTCCTTTTGTCAAGCTGAGTGACCCAGGAATTGCCCTGAGTGTCCTTTCACGGGAAG AGCGTCTTGAGCGTATCCCATGGATTGCCCCTGAGTGTGTTGACAGCGGTGCACCCATTTTCAGTGCTTCTGACCAGTGGAGCTTTGGCATCACGCTGCTCGAAATCTGCAACAATGGCGATCTTCCAATGAGTGGCAGCACATTGTCTGAG AAAGAGCGCTTTTATCAGCAAAAGGGTCGTTTAGCTGAACCATCCTCCCAGGAACTGGCCAGCTTTATCAGCATGTGTTTGACCTACGAGCCTGTGGAGAGGCCTTCCTTCCGCACTGTGCTCAGAGAGCTCACAGAAATCATGATCAAAA ATCCTGATATATCCCCCAGTGAAACTCTCCCTGACACAGACCCTAGCGTGTTCCATAAACGCTACCTGAAAAAAATGCGGGATTTAGGAGAG GGTCACTTTGGAAAAGTCACTCTCTACTTGTACGACCCGGCCAACGATGGGACAGGAGAGCTTGTGGCAGTGAAGGCTTTGAAACAGGACAACGGCCATGTGCCTGAGGGTTGGATAAAGGAGATTGAGATCCTCAAGTCCCTTTATCACAGCAACATTGTCAAGTACAAGGGCTGTTGCACTGAACTAG GAGGACAAGTGGTGCAGCTGATAATGGAGTACCTTCCTCTGGGGAGTCTGCAAAAGTACCTTCCCACACATAAACTGGGAATGTCCCGGTGCCTTATGTTTGCTCAGCAGATCTGTCAG GGTATGGAGTACTTGCACTCTAAGCGATACATCCATCGAGACCTTGCTGCCCGTAATGTCTTAGTGGAAAATGAGAGTTTGGTGAAGATTGGAGACTTTGGCCTGACAAAGTACATCCCAGAGGGCGAGATCTACTACCGTGTCCGTGAGGATGGGGACAGTCCAGTGTTCTG GTATGCCATTGAGTGCTTGAAGGAGAGTAaattttccttttcctctgacATTTGGTCCTTTGGCGTTACGTTGTACGAGATCCTGACCCGCTGTGACCATCGCCAAAGTCCTCCAGTA aaGTTCTTTGAAATGATGGACGGAGCCCAGGGACAGATGACTGTGATGGTACTCATTAAAcagttggagaaacagcagcGATTGCCTCGTCCCAAAGACTGCCCGCATGAG ATGAAGATGTTAATGGAGCAGTGTTGGGCTGCAGACCCTGCACAACGGCCATCATTCAGATACCTCATCGAAAAGTTTGAGGCTATTCGCCAAACATACGACTGGCAGTCTCATATAAACTTTTCCTCGGCTCAGATTTGCTGA
- the tyk2 gene encoding non-receptor tyrosine-protein kinase TYK2 isoform X1 has protein sequence MSRSRWSRRTKPGVFPGLCEPPKGQGIHVYLFWSKEGERYLSYTSGRVTAEELCISAAEAVGITPLCHVLFALYNPQSRCWYSPNHDFSPENSSLVLHYCMRFYFRNWHGLNEKEPTVSRYALRSGTSQGGYPLLDFTSLEYLFSQAKSEFVNEVVQMEDLESEEEISRFKNESLGMAVLQLSHQAIQTDCTLQDVAEKVSFLHCIPRSFAKLISKDNFLTKIRIRRVFAEFVRTFQQHTVDKGQLGAHEIMYKYISTLEHLAPRFGTETFPVSHLELRKDDDGSSSYSNTTHAQGASKDDFLVPATHEIMVSGTKGIQWRKVSGQKAQANTYFRNDYMNYMKKTKQHSSQSNADTPNKWTAFCDFPEITHIAITGDNVCISTQDNHCMEVQMNSSQQARSFISLLDGYNRLTAFAHHYLCHDVAPPRVVLSLANGLHGPMHDDFVLLKLKKEAAEEGAFLVRWSALDYRRIILAVLNKNENGSKPSHKQFRIQLKGSMFCLEGWDREFSSVKELTESLKTFVLKSGSDSFTVKKCCLPKQAELSNLLVIRQGVHIDSLSLNMTQLRFHQIKDKEIIQEQHLGRGTRTNIYSGRLLVRGGGENDEDEECNNNFAGRKGIHVVLKILDQSDKDIDIGFLETASLMSQVSHSHLVFVHGVSVKGSENIIVEEFVEFGPLDVFLRKEKASVTPQWKFIVARQLASALNYLETKRLVHGNVCAKNILVARRGLEHGTTPFVKLSDPGIALSVLSREERLERIPWIAPECVDSGAPIFSASDQWSFGITLLEICNNGDLPMSGSTLSEKERFYQQKGRLAEPSSQELASFISMCLTYEPVERPSFRTVLRELTEIMIKSGSLLAHLSFCFSFNLLGAFDNVFYVFRHTDPDISPSETLPDTDPSVFHKRYLKKMRDLGEGHFGKVTLYLYDPANDGTGELVAVKALKQDNGHVPEGWIKEIEILKSLYHSNIVKYKGCCTELGGQVVQLIMEYLPLGSLQKYLPTHKLGMSRCLMFAQQICQGMEYLHSKRYIHRDLAARNVLVENESLVKIGDFGLTKYIPEGEIYYRVREDGDSPVFWYAIECLKESKFSFSSDIWSFGVTLYEILTRCDHRQSPPVKFFEMMDGAQGQMTVMVLIKQLEKQQRLPRPKDCPHEMKMLMEQCWAADPAQRPSFRYLIEKFEAIRQTYDWQSHINFSSAQIC, from the exons ATGTCCAGAAGTCGGTGGTCCAGGCGTACAAAGCCAGGGGTATTCCCGGGCCTGTGTGAGCCCCCCAAGGGTCAGGGCATCCATGTTTACCTATTCTGGTCTAAGGAAGGGGAAAGATATTTGTCCTACACAAGTGGAAGAGTCACAGCAGAGGAGCTGTGCATCTCAGCTGCAGAGGCTGTAG GGATAACTCCTCTGTGCCATGTGTTGTTTGCTCTGTACAATCCACAATCACGTTGCTGGTACAGTCCAAACCATGATTTCAGTCCAGAGAACTCCAGCCTCGTACTTCACTACTGTATGAG GTTTTACTTTCGGAATTGGCACGGACTTAATGAGAAGGAGCCAACTGTATCCCGTTATGCTCTAAGATCTGGCACAAGTCAGGGCGGTTACCCTCTGCTTGACTTCACATCCTTGGAATACTTATTCTCCCAG GCAAAATCTGAATTTGTGAACGAAGTAGTACAGATGGAAGACCTTGAGTCAGAGGAGGAGATAAGCCGCTTCAAAAATGAGAGCTTGGGGATGGCTGTGCTTCAACTCTCACACCAGGCAATCCAAACAGACTGTACCTTACAAGATGTTGCAGAAAAAGTCAG CTTCCTGCACTGCATTCCAAGGTCTTTCGCCAAGCTCATTTCCAAAGACAACTTCCTGACAAAAATCAGGATCCGGCGGGTGTTTGCAGAGTTTGTGCGGACCTTCCAGCAGCACACTGTGGATAAGGGGCAACTAGGCGCCCACGAGATCATGTATAAGTACATCTCTACTCTCGAACACTTGGCACCACGTTTTGGAACAGAGACCTTCCCTGTATCCCACCTGGAACTGAGAAAGGACGACGATGGAAGCAGCTCTTACTCTAACACCACCCATGCGCAGGGTGCCTCGAAAGACGACTTCCTTGTTCCCGCCACACATGAGATAATGGTGTCTGGCACCAAGGGGATTCAATGGAGGAAGGTGTCTGGTCAGAAG GCGCAGGCAAACACTTACTTCAGGAATGACTACATGAACtacatgaagaaaacaaaacaacactcCAGCCAATCGAATGCAGACACTCCCAATAAATGGACCGCCTTCTGTGATTTCCCTGAAATAACTCACATAGCCATCACTGGGGATAATGTGTGCATTAGCACTCAGGACAACCACTGCATG gAGGTTCAGATGAACTCCAGCCAACAGGCCCGTTCCTTCATCTCCCTCCTAGATGGATACAACCGGCTGACTGCATTCGCCCACCACTATCTTTGTCATGATGTGGCTCCCCCAAGGGTAGTGCTGAGTTTAGCAAATGGACTGCATGGACCTATGCA TGATGATTTTGTGCTGCTGAAGCTGAAAAAGGAGGCAGCAGAGGAGGGAGCTTTCCTCGTACGTTGGAGTGCTCTTGACTACCGCCGCATCATCCTAGCTGTCCTGAACAAAAATGAG AACGGATCGAAGCCAAGCCATAAGCAGTTTCGGATTCAGCTCAAGGGTTCCATGTTCTGTCTGGAGGGCTGGGATCGAGAATTCTCCAGTGTGAAGGAGCTCACAGAAAGCCTCAAGACCTTTGTACTCAAGTCTGGTTCGGACAGctttactgtaaaaaaatgcTGTTTGCCAAAACAAGCAG AGCTATCCAACCTTCTAGTGATAAGGCAAGGTGTTCACATTGACTCCTTGTCCCTGAACATGACCCAGCTACGCTTCCACCAGATCAAGGACAAAGAGATCATACAG GAACAGCATTTGGGCCGTGGGACCAGAACTAACATCTACTCAGGACGTCTGCTGGTGCGAGGTGGAGGCGAAAACGATGAAGACGAAGAGTGCAACAACAACTTTGCTGGCCGCAAAGGGATCCACGTGGTTCTCAAGATTCTAGACCAAAGCGATAAAGATATTGATATA GGCTTTTTGGAAACGGCAAGTCTCATGAGCCAGGTATCCCACAGCCACCTGGTGTTTGTACATGGTGTGTCAGTCAAAGGATCTGAAA ACATCATAGTGGAAGAATTTGTGGAGTTTGGGCCTTTGGATGTTTTCCTTCGCAAAGAAAAGGCATCCGTGACTCCTCAGTGGAAATTCATTGTTGCAAGGCAACTTGCCAGTGCCCTCAATTATCTT GAGACCAAACGGCTGGTTCATGGAAACGTCTGTGCCAAGAACATTCTGGTGGCAAGGCGTGGTCTGGAGCATGGCACTACTCCTTTTGTCAAGCTGAGTGACCCAGGAATTGCCCTGAGTGTCCTTTCACGGGAAG AGCGTCTTGAGCGTATCCCATGGATTGCCCCTGAGTGTGTTGACAGCGGTGCACCCATTTTCAGTGCTTCTGACCAGTGGAGCTTTGGCATCACGCTGCTCGAAATCTGCAACAATGGCGATCTTCCAATGAGTGGCAGCACATTGTCTGAG AAAGAGCGCTTTTATCAGCAAAAGGGTCGTTTAGCTGAACCATCCTCCCAGGAACTGGCCAGCTTTATCAGCATGTGTTTGACCTACGAGCCTGTGGAGAGGCCTTCCTTCCGCACTGTGCTCAGAGAGCTCACAGAAATCATGATCAAAAGTGGGTCTTTACTTGCTCacctttctttttgtttttctttcaaccTACTCGGGGCATTCGataatgtgttttatgtttttcgGCACACAGATCCTGATATATCCCCCAGTGAAACTCTCCCTGACACAGACCCTAGCGTGTTCCATAAACGCTACCTGAAAAAAATGCGGGATTTAGGAGAG GGTCACTTTGGAAAAGTCACTCTCTACTTGTACGACCCGGCCAACGATGGGACAGGAGAGCTTGTGGCAGTGAAGGCTTTGAAACAGGACAACGGCCATGTGCCTGAGGGTTGGATAAAGGAGATTGAGATCCTCAAGTCCCTTTATCACAGCAACATTGTCAAGTACAAGGGCTGTTGCACTGAACTAG GAGGACAAGTGGTGCAGCTGATAATGGAGTACCTTCCTCTGGGGAGTCTGCAAAAGTACCTTCCCACACATAAACTGGGAATGTCCCGGTGCCTTATGTTTGCTCAGCAGATCTGTCAG GGTATGGAGTACTTGCACTCTAAGCGATACATCCATCGAGACCTTGCTGCCCGTAATGTCTTAGTGGAAAATGAGAGTTTGGTGAAGATTGGAGACTTTGGCCTGACAAAGTACATCCCAGAGGGCGAGATCTACTACCGTGTCCGTGAGGATGGGGACAGTCCAGTGTTCTG GTATGCCATTGAGTGCTTGAAGGAGAGTAaattttccttttcctctgacATTTGGTCCTTTGGCGTTACGTTGTACGAGATCCTGACCCGCTGTGACCATCGCCAAAGTCCTCCAGTA aaGTTCTTTGAAATGATGGACGGAGCCCAGGGACAGATGACTGTGATGGTACTCATTAAAcagttggagaaacagcagcGATTGCCTCGTCCCAAAGACTGCCCGCATGAG ATGAAGATGTTAATGGAGCAGTGTTGGGCTGCAGACCCTGCACAACGGCCATCATTCAGATACCTCATCGAAAAGTTTGAGGCTATTCGCCAAACATACGACTGGCAGTCTCATATAAACTTTTCCTCGGCTCAGATTTGCTGA